One region of Mus musculus strain C57BL/6J chromosome 15, GRCm38.p6 C57BL/6J genomic DNA includes:
- the Slc11a2 gene encoding natural resistance-associated macrophage protein 2 isoform 3 (isoform 3 is encoded by transcript variant 3), which translates to MPHNMYLHSALVKSRQVNRANKQEVREANKYFFIESCIALFVSFIINVFVVSVFAEAFFEKTNKQVVEVCKNNSSPHADLFPSDNSTLAVDIYKGGVVLGCYFGPAALYIWAVGILAAGQSSTMTGTYSGQFVMEGFLNLKWSRFARVILTRSIAIIPTLLVAVFQDVEHLTGMNDFLNVLQSLQLPFALIPILTFTSLRPVMSEFSNGIGWRIAGGILVLIVCSINMYFVVVYVQELGHVALYVVAAVVSVAYLTFVFYLGWQCLIALGLSFLDCGRSVSISKVLLSEDTSGGNIK; encoded by the exons ATGCCGCACAACATGTACCTGCATTCTGCCTTAGTCAAG TCTAGACAGGTGAATCGGGCCAATAAGCAGGAAGTGCGGGAAGCCAATAAGTACTTCTTCATCGAGTCCTGCATCGCGCTCTTTGTTTCCTTCATCATCAATGTCTTTGTCGTGTCCGTCTTTGCTGAAGCAttttttgagaaaaccaacaagcaGGTG GTTGAAGTCTGCAAAAATAACAGCAGCCCCCATGCTGACCTCTTTCCCAGTGACAACTCTACTCTGGCTGTGGACATCTACAAAGGG gGTGTTGTGCTTGGATGTTACTTCGGGCCTGCAGCTCTCTACATCTGGGCAGTGGGGATCCTGGCTGCCGGTCAGAGCTCCACCATGACTGGAACCTATTCTGGCCAGTTTGTCATGGAG GGATTCCTGAACCTAAAATGGTCGCGCTTTGCCCGAGTGATCCTGACCCGGTCTATCGCCATCATCCCCACCCTGCTCGTCGCTGTCTTCCAGGATGTGGAGCACCTAACGGGGATGAATGACTTCCTGAATGTCCTGCAGAGCTTACAG CTCCCCTTTGCTCTCATACCCATCCTCACGTTCACAAGCCTGCGGCCAGTGATGAGTGAGTTTTCCAATGGAAT aggctggaggattgcCGGTGGCATCCTGGTCCTGATCGTCTGCTCCATCAACATGTACTTTGTAGTGGTTTATGTCCAGGAGCTAGGGCATGTGGCACTCTATGTGGTGGCTGCAGTGGTTAGCGTGGCTTATTTGACCTTTGTGTTCTACTTG GGTTGGCAGTGTTTGATTGCATTGGGTCTGTCTTTCCTGGACTGTGGACGCTCGGTAAGCATCTCGAAAGTCCTGCTGAGCGAAGATACCAGCGGTGGCAACATTAAGTAA
- the Slc11a2 gene encoding natural resistance-associated macrophage protein 2 isoform X5 — translation MPHNMYLHSALVKSRQVNRANKQEVREANKYFFIESCIALFVSFIINVFVVSVFAEAFFEKTNKQVVEVCKNNSSPHADLFPSDNSTLAVDIYKGGVVLGCYFGPAALYIWAVGILAAGQSSTMTGTYSGQFVMEGFLNLKWSRFARVILTRSIAIIPTLLVAVFQDVEHLTGMNDFLNVLQSLQLPFALIPILTFTSLRPVMSEFSNGIGWRIAGGILVLIVCSINMYFVVVYVQELGHVALYVVAAVVSVAYLTFVFYLGWQCLIALGLSFLDCGRSYRLGLTAQPELYLLNTVDADSVVSR, via the exons ATGCCGCACAACATGTACCTGCATTCTGCCTTAGTCAAG TCTAGACAGGTGAATCGGGCCAATAAGCAGGAAGTGCGGGAAGCCAATAAGTACTTCTTCATCGAGTCCTGCATCGCGCTCTTTGTTTCCTTCATCATCAATGTCTTTGTCGTGTCCGTCTTTGCTGAAGCAttttttgagaaaaccaacaagcaGGTG GTTGAAGTCTGCAAAAATAACAGCAGCCCCCATGCTGACCTCTTTCCCAGTGACAACTCTACTCTGGCTGTGGACATCTACAAAGGG gGTGTTGTGCTTGGATGTTACTTCGGGCCTGCAGCTCTCTACATCTGGGCAGTGGGGATCCTGGCTGCCGGTCAGAGCTCCACCATGACTGGAACCTATTCTGGCCAGTTTGTCATGGAG GGATTCCTGAACCTAAAATGGTCGCGCTTTGCCCGAGTGATCCTGACCCGGTCTATCGCCATCATCCCCACCCTGCTCGTCGCTGTCTTCCAGGATGTGGAGCACCTAACGGGGATGAATGACTTCCTGAATGTCCTGCAGAGCTTACAG CTCCCCTTTGCTCTCATACCCATCCTCACGTTCACAAGCCTGCGGCCAGTGATGAGTGAGTTTTCCAATGGAAT aggctggaggattgcCGGTGGCATCCTGGTCCTGATCGTCTGCTCCATCAACATGTACTTTGTAGTGGTTTATGTCCAGGAGCTAGGGCATGTGGCACTCTATGTGGTGGCTGCAGTGGTTAGCGTGGCTTATTTGACCTTTGTGTTCTACTTG GGTTGGCAGTGTTTGATTGCATTGGGTCTGTCTTTCCTGGACTGTGGACGCTCG